In a single window of the Azospirillum sp. B510 genome:
- the hyfE gene encoding hydrogenase 4 membrane subunit produces MNGFLIVNGLSGLLIVSSLLVTLAGNPANSARFYALQSFILVMLFVALAGATGSGELYLWSFTALLTKVILVPAIMYRAFRRLSDPAIGAGAVMPTALSIVGAAIALILCFVVASKVTLPAADAIKPALAVSLALFFIGLACIVAQRNILKQVFGYCLMENGSHLTLALLAPNAPELVEIGIATDAIFAVVVMAALGSRIFDTLHTLDARQLTSLKG; encoded by the coding sequence ATGAACGGATTTCTCATCGTCAACGGCCTGTCGGGCCTGCTGATCGTCAGCTCCCTGCTGGTCACGCTCGCCGGCAATCCGGCCAACTCCGCCCGCTTCTACGCGTTGCAGAGCTTCATCCTGGTGATGCTGTTCGTCGCGCTGGCCGGGGCCACCGGGTCGGGCGAGCTGTATCTCTGGTCCTTCACCGCGCTGCTGACCAAGGTGATCCTGGTCCCGGCGATCATGTACCGCGCCTTCCGCCGGCTGAGCGATCCGGCCATCGGCGCGGGGGCGGTGATGCCGACGGCGCTGTCCATCGTCGGCGCCGCCATCGCCCTCATCCTCTGCTTCGTCGTGGCGTCCAAGGTGACGCTGCCGGCGGCCGACGCCATCAAGCCGGCGCTGGCGGTGTCGCTCGCCCTGTTCTTCATCGGGCTCGCCTGCATCGTGGCGCAGCGGAACATCCTGAAGCAGGTGTTCGGCTATTGCCTGATGGAGAACGGGTCGCACCTGACCCTGGCCCTGCTGGCCCCCAACGCGCCGGAGCTGGTGGAGATCGGCATCGCCACCGACGCCATCTTCGCGGTGGTGGTGATGGCGGCGCTGGGATCGCGGATCTTCGACACGCTGCACACGCTCGACGCGCGCCAGCTCACGAGCCTGAAGGGATGA
- the hycI gene encoding hydrogenase maturation peptidase HycI produces the protein MTDVVFTVGNVLRGDDGAGPLLAQLLDEQPAPGWTVVDGEDVPENHTHHIRKLAPHRVLIVDAADMELAPGEVRLIDQDSVAEQFMVTTHAIPLNFLIDSLRETIPEILFLGIQPQDTSFFAPVTSTVRSSVEAVHDRLVRGEGFEAYETVG, from the coding sequence ATGACCGATGTCGTATTCACGGTTGGCAATGTCCTGCGCGGCGACGACGGCGCCGGCCCGCTGCTGGCCCAGCTTCTCGACGAGCAGCCGGCCCCCGGCTGGACCGTGGTGGATGGCGAGGATGTGCCGGAGAACCACACCCACCACATCCGCAAGCTGGCGCCGCATCGGGTGCTGATCGTCGATGCCGCCGACATGGAGCTGGCGCCGGGCGAGGTCCGCCTGATCGACCAGGACAGCGTCGCCGAGCAGTTCATGGTCACCACCCATGCCATCCCGCTGAATTTCCTGATCGACAGCCTGCGCGAGACCATCCCGGAGATCCTGTTCCTCGGCATCCAGCCGCAGGACACCAGCTTTTTCGCGCCGGTCACCAGCACCGTCCGCAGCTCCGTGGAGGCCGTGCATGACCGGCTGGTCCGCGGCGAGGGATTCGAGGCCTACGAGACGGTCGGCTGA
- a CDS encoding hydrogenase 4 subunit D: MITLPTEPLGLLALAAILVPFGGAAAIAASERASAKWLCQGFAAATVAVIAILAMSLLGDGKVGATYELISFGPVSILGLVVDSVSVLIALAVIAIGLLVAVYSAAYLNAGNREHPDIGRRRFYAFLLVFIGAMTGLVFSSTVVGQLAFFELTGACSWALIGYYESPKALRSAAKALLVTHVASLGLYVAAALLFLSTGTFALTAIADLAPGMKATVLLAILVAAWGKSAQLPFHMWLPDAMEAPTPVSAYLHAASMVKVGVYIFARGLMSAGGAPEIVGWVGSIMAVLTLVYGFFMYLPQVDLKRLLAYSTITQLAYILLALSLSVFGSDLAFKGAIAHIFNHAFAKTLFFLVAGALSYTAGTRLLPSLRGIVTKSPLLGVAFVCAALAITGVPPFNGFFSKFAIFAGGFEVGAHHWALMLLVVIALAESVGSFAWFLKWLGHSVPGKPSTTMAAAAPLPAGMKFVLVALVAMTLVSSSIAASWLG, translated from the coding sequence ATGATAACACTCCCCACGGAACCGCTCGGGCTGTTGGCGCTGGCCGCCATCCTCGTCCCCTTCGGCGGCGCGGCGGCGATCGCGGCATCGGAACGGGCATCGGCCAAATGGCTGTGCCAGGGCTTCGCCGCCGCCACCGTCGCGGTAATCGCCATCCTGGCCATGTCGCTGCTCGGCGACGGCAAGGTCGGCGCCACCTACGAGCTGATCTCCTTCGGCCCGGTCTCGATCCTCGGGCTGGTGGTGGACAGCGTCAGCGTGCTGATCGCGCTGGCGGTGATCGCCATCGGCCTCTTGGTCGCGGTCTATTCCGCCGCCTATCTGAACGCCGGCAACCGCGAGCATCCCGACATCGGCCGGCGGCGCTTCTACGCCTTCCTGCTGGTGTTCATCGGCGCCATGACCGGGCTGGTCTTCAGCTCCACCGTCGTCGGCCAGCTCGCCTTCTTCGAGCTGACGGGCGCCTGCTCCTGGGCCCTGATCGGCTATTACGAATCGCCCAAGGCGCTGCGCTCGGCGGCCAAGGCGCTGCTGGTCACCCATGTCGCCTCGCTCGGCCTCTATGTCGCGGCGGCGCTGCTGTTCCTGTCGACCGGCACCTTCGCGCTGACCGCCATCGCCGATCTGGCGCCGGGAATGAAGGCGACCGTGCTGCTGGCGATCCTGGTCGCCGCCTGGGGCAAGTCGGCCCAGCTGCCCTTCCATATGTGGCTGCCCGACGCCATGGAGGCGCCGACCCCGGTCAGCGCCTATCTGCATGCGGCCTCGATGGTGAAGGTCGGCGTCTACATCTTCGCCCGCGGACTGATGTCGGCCGGCGGCGCGCCGGAGATCGTCGGCTGGGTCGGCTCGATCATGGCGGTGCTGACGCTGGTCTACGGCTTCTTCATGTATCTGCCGCAGGTCGATCTGAAGCGTCTGCTCGCCTATTCGACCATCACGCAGCTCGCCTACATCCTCTTGGCGCTGTCGCTGTCGGTCTTCGGCTCCGACCTCGCCTTCAAGGGCGCCATCGCCCACATCTTCAACCACGCCTTCGCCAAGACGCTGTTCTTCCTGGTCGCCGGTGCGCTCAGCTACACCGCCGGCACCCGGCTGCTGCCGTCGCTGCGCGGCATCGTCACCAAATCGCCGCTGCTGGGCGTCGCCTTCGTCTGCGCCGCGCTGGCGATCACCGGCGTGCCGCCCTTCAACGGCTTCTTCAGCAAGTTCGCCATCTTCGCCGGCGGGTTCGAGGTCGGGGCGCATCACTGGGCGCTGATGCTGCTGGTCGTCATCGCGCTGGCGGAATCGGTCGGCTCCTTCGCCTGGTTCCTGAAATGGCTGGGCCATTCGGTGCCCGGCAAGCCGTCCACCACCATGGCCGCGGCAGCACCCCTGCCGGCCGGCATGAAGTTCGTGCTGGTGGCCCTGGTGGCGATGACATTGGTCTCAAGCTCCATCGCCGCCTCGTGGCTCGGCTGA
- a CDS encoding hydrogenase 4 subunit F, producing the protein MTAMVPSILPPLLLIGPLAVALFLLTLPWFRESLPEAFATDKGGVALLERIHLGSIGYVFLLSVAALIQVLSNGAIAAFGDWLFVDALGAVFMMLIGVVGLMTGLYSIAYIRHDLESGAIDAGKLRIYYGFFSLFLFTMLLAVTANNIIMMWAAIEATTLGSAFLVGLYGQKSSLEAAWKYVIICTVGVAFGLYGTVLVFSNAADVLADPHQAVLWTALVGHAAELDPMLVKLAFVFALIGFGTKAGIFPMHAWLPDAHSEAPSPVSGLLSGVLLKCALLIVIRFYVITVGTVGTGFPQMLLLTLGLLSVGVSSLLFFVQQDLKRKLAYSSIENIGLIVVALGVGGPLGIAAALLHAINHSVTKALFFCSAGNVLMKYGSRDLRAVKGVLRVAPATGLLMMGCALALAGFPPFNIFVSEFMVFMAGLNEGYGWIMALCALFLCITIAGLVKIVADSVLGKSPETMAKGDVGWKALAPLGVLAALVLMLGFAVPQPLSDLVRQATAVVMNGDSRPVVAAPWQTYDRQTYDTARAGGQLVTGSLSQTEISK; encoded by the coding sequence ATGACCGCCATGGTACCCTCGATCCTTCCCCCACTTCTGCTGATCGGTCCGCTGGCGGTGGCGCTGTTCCTGCTGACCCTGCCCTGGTTCCGGGAGTCGCTGCCCGAAGCCTTCGCGACCGACAAGGGCGGCGTGGCGCTGCTGGAGCGCATCCATCTGGGCTCCATCGGCTATGTCTTCCTGCTGAGCGTCGCGGCGCTGATCCAGGTGCTGTCGAACGGCGCCATCGCCGCCTTCGGCGACTGGCTGTTCGTCGACGCGCTCGGCGCCGTCTTCATGATGCTGATCGGCGTGGTCGGGCTGATGACCGGCCTCTATTCCATCGCCTACATTCGCCACGACCTGGAGTCCGGCGCCATCGATGCCGGCAAGCTGCGGATCTATTACGGCTTCTTCAGCCTGTTCCTGTTCACCATGCTGCTGGCGGTCACCGCCAACAACATCATCATGATGTGGGCGGCGATCGAGGCGACGACGCTGGGATCCGCCTTCCTGGTCGGGCTGTACGGACAGAAATCCTCGCTGGAGGCCGCCTGGAAATACGTCATCATCTGCACGGTCGGCGTCGCCTTCGGCCTCTACGGCACGGTGCTGGTCTTCTCCAACGCCGCCGACGTGCTGGCTGACCCGCATCAGGCGGTGCTGTGGACGGCCCTGGTCGGCCATGCCGCCGAGCTGGACCCGATGCTGGTCAAGCTGGCCTTCGTCTTCGCCCTGATCGGCTTCGGCACCAAGGCCGGCATCTTCCCGATGCATGCCTGGCTGCCCGACGCCCATTCCGAGGCGCCGAGCCCGGTGTCGGGCCTGCTGTCGGGCGTGCTGCTGAAATGCGCGCTGCTGATCGTCATCCGCTTCTACGTCATCACCGTCGGCACGGTCGGCACCGGCTTCCCGCAGATGCTGCTGCTGACGCTGGGCCTGCTGTCGGTCGGCGTCTCGTCGCTGCTGTTCTTCGTGCAGCAGGATCTGAAGCGCAAGCTGGCCTATTCCAGCATCGAGAATATCGGGCTGATCGTCGTGGCGCTCGGCGTCGGCGGGCCGCTCGGCATCGCCGCCGCCCTGCTGCACGCCATCAACCACAGCGTCACCAAGGCCCTGTTCTTTTGCAGCGCCGGCAATGTCCTGATGAAATACGGCAGCCGCGACCTGCGGGCGGTGAAGGGCGTGCTGCGGGTGGCGCCGGCCACCGGCCTCTTGATGATGGGCTGCGCCCTGGCGCTGGCGGGCTTCCCGCCCTTCAACATCTTCGTCAGCGAATTCATGGTCTTCATGGCCGGGCTGAACGAGGGTTATGGCTGGATCATGGCGCTGTGCGCGCTGTTCCTCTGCATCACCATCGCCGGGCTGGTGAAGATCGTCGCCGACAGCGTGCTGGGCAAGAGCCCGGAGACGATGGCCAAGGGTGACGTCGGCTGGAAGGCGCTGGCCCCGCTGGGCGTGCTGGCGGCGCTGGTGCTGATGCTGGGCTTCGCCGTGCCGCAACCGCTGTCCGATCTGGTGCGGCAGGCGACCGCGGTGGTGATGAACGGCGACAGCCGCCCGGTGGTGGCCGCGCCCTGGCAGACATACGACAGGCAGACATACGACACCGCCCGCGCCGGCGGACAGCTGGTGACCGGCAGCCTCTCGCAGACGGAGATCTCCAAATGA
- a CDS encoding respiratory chain complex I subunit 1 family protein codes for MLTFSHLILGLFQALLLLAAAPLVSGLSRMVRAKLHTRHGPGLLQDYRDIAKLLTRQDLTPPNSGFAFRAMPAVMLTTVLVIAMGIPMLTRFTPVAPVGDLITVIYLFALARFFFSLSGIDSGSSFSGIGGSRELTMGVLVEPVMLLSLFVAALLAGSTNLGAIGGAIADGHVHSVTATIVAALSFAYAIYIELGKLPYDMAEAEQELQEGPLTEYSGPSLALIKWAMALKQTVVVAWFVGVFLPFGSAPEMTVFGLLFGLIAFVIKLVVIFAAVGVVENSVARVRFRLTPQHSWIGVGAASLAFVFYLVGL; via the coding sequence ATGCTGACCTTCTCACACCTGATCCTGGGACTTTTCCAGGCGCTCCTCCTGCTCGCCGCCGCACCGCTGGTCTCCGGCCTGTCGCGCATGGTCCGGGCGAAGCTGCACACCCGCCACGGGCCGGGCCTGCTTCAGGACTATCGCGACATCGCCAAGCTGCTGACCCGCCAGGACCTGACCCCGCCGAACAGCGGCTTCGCCTTCCGCGCGATGCCGGCGGTGATGCTGACGACGGTGCTGGTCATCGCCATGGGCATCCCGATGCTGACCCGCTTCACGCCGGTCGCGCCGGTCGGCGACCTGATCACGGTCATCTATCTGTTCGCGCTCGCCCGCTTCTTCTTCTCGCTGTCCGGCATCGACAGCGGCAGCTCCTTCTCCGGCATCGGCGGCAGCCGCGAGCTGACCATGGGCGTGCTGGTGGAGCCGGTGATGCTGCTGTCGCTGTTCGTCGCCGCCCTGCTGGCCGGCTCGACCAACCTCGGCGCCATCGGCGGCGCCATCGCCGACGGCCATGTCCACTCGGTCACCGCGACCATCGTCGCCGCCCTGTCCTTCGCCTACGCCATCTACATCGAGCTGGGCAAGCTGCCCTACGACATGGCGGAAGCGGAGCAGGAGCTTCAGGAAGGCCCGCTGACCGAATATTCCGGCCCGTCGCTGGCGCTGATCAAATGGGCGATGGCGCTGAAGCAGACGGTGGTCGTCGCCTGGTTCGTCGGCGTCTTCCTGCCCTTCGGCAGCGCGCCCGAGATGACGGTCTTCGGGCTGCTGTTCGGGCTGATCGCCTTCGTCATCAAGCTGGTCGTGATCTTCGCCGCCGTCGGCGTGGTCGAGAACAGCGTCGCGCGCGTCCGCTTCCGCCTGACCCCCCAGCACAGCTGGATCGGGGTCGGCGCCGCCTCGCTCGCCTTCGTCTTCTATCTGGTCGGCCTGTGA
- the fdhD gene encoding formate dehydrogenase accessory sulfurtransferase FdhD, producing MLQLRRHGVSPWPDRSAGARAHPVFNRQGLGHIMDHATAGAATCAPLFPAPSLLARHGVRHVPATVCTATGMAGREEAVIDEVPVGLVYAGDLFAVMLATPTDLEDFATGFSLSEGIVGDAGELAVTAIDELADGVRIRMEVPVERLAALLRRKRNLMGGSGCGRCGTDSFAETLRPLDPVRSTARIAPDAIRRAMAALPSGQMLNRQTGAVHAAGFAWADGELVAVREDVGRHNALDKLIGALARAGIDPAGGFVVVSSRCSFEMVHKTAAAGIPLIAAISAPTSLCVGFAETVGVGVVAYVRDGRFTVYAVPSRVAAPV from the coding sequence ATGCTCCAGCTCCGGCGCCATGGTGTTTCGCCATGGCCGGACCGTTCGGCCGGCGCCCGCGCCCACCCCGTCTTCAACCGCCAGGGGCTTGGCCACATCATGGATCACGCGACCGCTGGCGCGGCCACCTGCGCGCCTCTTTTCCCGGCGCCTTCTCTTCTGGCGCGCCATGGCGTCCGGCATGTGCCGGCGACCGTCTGCACCGCAACCGGCATGGCCGGCCGCGAGGAGGCGGTCATCGACGAGGTGCCGGTCGGGCTGGTCTATGCCGGCGATCTCTTCGCGGTCATGCTGGCGACCCCGACCGACCTGGAGGATTTCGCCACCGGCTTCTCGCTGAGCGAGGGCATCGTCGGTGATGCCGGGGAGCTGGCGGTCACCGCCATCGACGAGCTGGCCGACGGCGTGCGCATCCGCATGGAGGTGCCGGTGGAACGGCTGGCGGCGCTGCTGCGGCGCAAGCGCAACCTGATGGGCGGGTCCGGCTGCGGCCGCTGCGGCACCGACAGCTTCGCCGAGACGCTGCGCCCGCTCGATCCCGTGCGCTCCACCGCCCGCATCGCCCCGGACGCCATCCGCCGTGCCATGGCGGCCCTGCCCTCGGGCCAGATGTTGAACCGGCAGACCGGCGCCGTCCATGCCGCCGGCTTCGCCTGGGCCGATGGCGAACTGGTCGCGGTGCGCGAGGATGTCGGGCGGCACAACGCGCTCGACAAGCTGATCGGCGCGCTGGCCCGTGCCGGCATCGACCCGGCCGGCGGCTTCGTCGTGGTGTCGAGCCGCTGCTCCTTCGAGATGGTCCACAAGACGGCCGCCGCCGGTATCCCGCTGATCGCCGCGATCTCCGCCCCCACCTCGCTGTGCGTCGGCTTCGCCGAAACCGTCGGGGTCGGGGTGGTCGCCTATGTGCGCGATGGCCGCTTCACCGTCTATGCCGTGCCGTCGCGGGTCGCGGCGCCTGTTTGA
- a CDS encoding formate hydrogenlyase maturation HycH family protein, translating into MTMPAQADPGSIPGLRAGRGAAPEVVFYQLNAKVLERKEDIPEDAKQVVYYSLAIGHHIGVFDCFKPAFRCTTAVFDRVLESLKDNEEAHRKLSGLLRFGEITVDSSHIRPLMTAVEAALPTAPPDVAAWLDRLRTALDAIRREPAIYLMGRRLS; encoded by the coding sequence ATGACCATGCCCGCGCAGGCCGATCCCGGCTCCATCCCCGGCCTGCGCGCCGGCCGGGGTGCGGCGCCGGAGGTGGTCTTCTACCAGCTGAACGCCAAGGTTCTGGAGCGCAAGGAGGACATCCCGGAGGATGCCAAGCAGGTGGTCTATTATTCGCTGGCCATCGGGCATCACATCGGCGTGTTCGACTGCTTCAAGCCGGCCTTCCGCTGCACCACCGCGGTGTTCGACCGCGTTCTGGAATCGCTGAAGGACAACGAGGAGGCGCACCGCAAGCTGTCGGGCCTGCTGCGCTTCGGCGAGATCACGGTGGACAGCAGCCACATCCGCCCGCTGATGACGGCGGTCGAGGCGGCGCTGCCCACCGCCCCGCCCGACGTGGCGGCCTGGCTCGACCGGCTGCGCACCGCGCTGGACGCCATCCGGCGCGAACCCGCGATCTATCTGATGGGGAGACGGCTGTCATGA
- a CDS encoding NADH-quinone oxidoreductase subunit B family protein → MNIPVDPKTLVAEMSPVSTSEQIATMKKALLKTIQRSAYVYRVDCGGCNGCEIEIFSSITPVFDAERFGIKVVASPRHADILLFTGAVTRSMRMPALRAYEAAPDPKIVVSYGACGCTGGIFHDLYCVWGGTDNIVPVDVYIPGCPPTPAATIHGFAVALGLLEQKLKAEIHVEAAGEAAALPHPDIPYALRVRLEREARRMAGYRQGRDIAEEFMALLEGHAHTPGSFSLSERMMEAIGEERDPRRAEIIGRLADVVQQAIRGEAPRGATP, encoded by the coding sequence ATGAACATCCCCGTAGACCCCAAGACCCTGGTGGCGGAGATGTCGCCGGTCTCCACCAGCGAACAGATCGCCACGATGAAGAAGGCGCTGCTGAAGACCATCCAGCGCTCCGCCTACGTCTATCGCGTCGATTGCGGCGGCTGCAACGGCTGCGAGATCGAGATCTTCTCGTCCATCACCCCGGTGTTCGACGCCGAGCGCTTCGGCATCAAGGTGGTGGCCTCGCCCCGCCATGCCGACATCCTGCTGTTCACCGGCGCCGTCACCCGCTCCATGCGGATGCCGGCGCTGCGCGCCTACGAGGCGGCGCCCGATCCCAAGATCGTCGTCTCCTACGGCGCCTGCGGCTGCACCGGCGGCATCTTCCACGACCTCTATTGCGTCTGGGGCGGCACCGACAACATCGTGCCGGTGGACGTCTACATCCCCGGCTGCCCGCCGACGCCGGCCGCGACCATCCACGGCTTCGCCGTGGCGCTCGGCCTGCTGGAGCAGAAGCTGAAGGCCGAGATCCATGTCGAGGCCGCCGGCGAGGCCGCCGCCCTGCCCCATCCCGACATCCCCTATGCGCTGCGGGTCCGGCTGGAACGCGAGGCGCGGCGGATGGCCGGCTACCGTCAGGGCCGCGACATCGCCGAGGAGTTCATGGCCCTGCTGGAAGGGCATGCCCACACGCCGGGCTCCTTCAGCCTGTCCGAACGGATGATGGAGGCGATCGGTGAGGAGCGCGACCCGCGCCGCGCCGAGATCATCGGCCGGCTCGCCGACGTGGTGCAGCAGGCCATCCGGGGAGAAGCACCCAGGGGAGCAACGCCATGA
- a CDS encoding formate hydrogenlyase complex iron-sulfur subunit, translated as MLKLLKEIFRTGEATVKYPFAPMPVCKDFRGKPEHKAEDCIACAACTVACPANAIAMETDTTAGNRVWSINYGRCVFCGRCEESCPTGAIRLSDDFELAVGSKADLTRKAVFTLADCACCGKPFAPAKEVDYVARLLSQSARSAEEADRLRLTVSTCPACKRAQDVHHIAGMGIARQMSKEPETTP; from the coding sequence ATGCTCAAGCTACTCAAGGAAATCTTCCGCACGGGCGAGGCGACGGTCAAATACCCCTTCGCCCCGATGCCGGTCTGCAAGGACTTCCGCGGCAAGCCGGAACACAAGGCGGAAGACTGCATCGCCTGCGCCGCCTGCACCGTCGCCTGTCCGGCCAACGCCATCGCGATGGAGACCGACACCACCGCCGGCAACCGCGTCTGGTCGATCAATTACGGGCGCTGCGTCTTCTGCGGCCGCTGCGAGGAATCCTGCCCGACCGGCGCCATCCGCCTGTCCGACGATTTCGAGCTGGCGGTCGGCAGCAAGGCCGACCTGACGCGCAAGGCGGTGTTCACGCTGGCCGACTGCGCCTGCTGCGGCAAGCCCTTCGCCCCGGCCAAGGAGGTCGATTACGTCGCCCGCCTGCTGAGCCAGTCGGCTCGCAGCGCCGAGGAGGCGGACCGGCTGCGCCTGACCGTGTCGACCTGCCCGGCCTGCAAGCGCGCCCAGGATGTCCACCACATCGCCGGCATGGGCATCGCCCGGCAGATGAGCAAGGAACCGGAGACCACGCCATGA
- a CDS encoding NADH-quinone oxidoreductase subunit C has translation MNLITPERVGSGYIASLRESLPHAIIDESWQTESQVTITVKPVSLPDVVASLYYDHNGWLSVVVGNDERPLNGGYAVYYVLSMEGGDKCHVVVRCEVPADTLEYPSVTPRVPACVWGEREVRDMFGLRPVGLPDERRLVLPDDWPDELYPLRKDSMDYRLRPAPTSDDETYQFINEAKQETRVVPLGPLHITSDEPGHFRLFVDGEDIIDADYRMFYVHRGMEKVAETRMGYNDVTFLADRVCGICGYAHSVAYASSVENALGIKVPPRAQAIRSILLETERMHSHLLNLGLVCHFIGFDTGFMQFFRVREKAMTLAELLTGARKTYALNLIGGVRRDILGDQQAKTRELVAELRDDVTRLVDVLLSTANVSGRVKGVGRLDPQIARDYSPVGPVVRGSGHRRDTRADHAFAGYKLLDMPVHVEQGCDVLSRTLVRVAEFFDSLWIIETLLDKAPAGPVLTEDFTYVPHKFALGFTEAPRGEDIHWSMTGDNQKLYRWRCRASTYNNWPVLRYMLRGNTVSDAPLIVGSIDPCYSCTDRVTVVDVRKKRSRTIAYKEMERYCRERTDSPLK, from the coding sequence ATGAACCTCATCACTCCGGAACGGGTCGGGAGCGGCTACATCGCCTCCCTGCGCGAGAGCCTGCCCCATGCCATCATTGACGAATCCTGGCAGACCGAATCCCAGGTCACCATCACGGTCAAGCCGGTGTCGCTGCCGGACGTCGTGGCCAGCCTCTATTACGACCACAATGGCTGGCTGTCGGTGGTCGTCGGCAACGACGAACGGCCGCTGAACGGCGGCTACGCCGTCTATTACGTCCTGTCGATGGAGGGCGGCGACAAGTGCCATGTGGTGGTGCGCTGCGAGGTGCCGGCCGACACGCTGGAATACCCCTCCGTCACCCCCAGGGTGCCCGCCTGCGTCTGGGGCGAGCGCGAGGTGCGCGACATGTTCGGCCTGCGCCCGGTCGGACTGCCGGACGAGCGCCGCCTCGTCCTGCCCGACGACTGGCCCGACGAGCTCTATCCGCTGCGCAAGGATTCGATGGATTACCGGCTGCGGCCGGCGCCGACCAGCGACGACGAGACCTACCAGTTCATCAACGAGGCCAAGCAGGAAACCCGCGTCGTCCCGCTGGGGCCGCTGCACATCACCTCCGACGAGCCCGGTCATTTCCGCCTGTTCGTCGATGGCGAGGACATCATCGACGCCGATTACCGCATGTTCTACGTCCATCGCGGCATGGAGAAGGTGGCCGAGACGCGGATGGGCTACAATGACGTCACCTTCCTGGCCGACCGGGTTTGCGGCATCTGCGGCTACGCCCACAGCGTCGCCTATGCCAGCTCGGTGGAGAATGCGCTGGGCATCAAGGTGCCGCCGCGCGCCCAGGCCATCCGCTCCATCCTGCTGGAGACGGAGCGGATGCACAGCCATCTCCTGAACCTGGGGCTCGTCTGCCATTTCATCGGCTTCGACACCGGCTTCATGCAGTTCTTCCGCGTGCGCGAGAAGGCGATGACGCTGGCCGAGCTGCTGACCGGGGCGCGCAAGACCTACGCGCTGAACCTGATCGGCGGCGTGCGCCGCGACATCCTGGGCGACCAGCAGGCCAAGACCCGCGAACTGGTCGCCGAGCTGCGCGACGACGTGACCCGGCTGGTCGATGTGCTGCTGTCCACCGCCAATGTCAGCGGCCGCGTCAAGGGCGTCGGCCGGCTCGATCCGCAGATCGCCCGCGACTACAGCCCGGTCGGGCCGGTGGTGCGCGGCAGCGGCCACCGCCGCGACACCCGCGCCGACCATGCCTTCGCCGGCTACAAGCTGCTCGACATGCCGGTCCATGTCGAACAGGGCTGCGACGTGCTGTCCCGCACGCTGGTGCGGGTGGCGGAGTTCTTCGACAGCCTGTGGATCATCGAGACGCTGCTGGACAAGGCTCCCGCCGGCCCGGTGCTGACCGAGGATTTCACCTATGTCCCGCACAAGTTCGCGCTCGGCTTCACCGAGGCGCCGCGCGGCGAGGACATCCACTGGTCGATGACCGGCGACAACCAGAAACTCTACCGCTGGCGCTGCCGCGCCTCGACCTACAACAACTGGCCGGTGCTGCGCTACATGCTGCGCGGCAATACGGTGTCGGACGCCCCGCTGATCGTGGGCAGCATCGACCCCTGCTATTCCTGCACCGACCGCGTGACCGTGGTGGACGTCCGCAAGAAGCGCTCCAGGACCATCGCCTACAAGGAGATGGAGCGCTACTGCCGCGAACGCACGGATTCACCGCTGAAGTGA
- a CDS encoding formate/nitrite transporter family protein, with protein MADPASKGTPVLGMDAYSPAEIQDKVEKLGVKKATMPFLASFMLAVVAGGGIGLGGMFFVIVLADPALSFAVQRILGGLVFSLGLAIVMVGGAELFTGNCLIVMARANGQISTAQVLRNWATIWIGNAVGAMGLVFLIYLSHHTEMNNGAVGGAVLKLAIGKIAPDAVTIFFKGILCNLLVCLAVWLAYAGRTVTDKIVALTLPVAAFVAAGFEHCIANLYFLPLAYLLKLTDHVPAGLDVSMITAGGILHNLLFATLGNIVGGSVFVGGIYWLIYRKGLGGLTPLPSRKPQPSMGQPAATH; from the coding sequence ATGGCGGATCCTGCATCAAAAGGCACGCCGGTTCTCGGCATGGACGCCTATTCGCCCGCCGAGATCCAGGACAAGGTCGAAAAGCTGGGGGTGAAGAAGGCGACGATGCCCTTCCTGGCCAGCTTCATGCTGGCGGTGGTCGCCGGCGGCGGCATCGGGTTGGGCGGCATGTTCTTCGTCATCGTGCTGGCCGATCCGGCGCTGAGCTTCGCCGTCCAGCGCATATTGGGCGGGCTGGTCTTCTCGCTCGGCCTCGCCATCGTCATGGTCGGCGGAGCGGAGCTGTTCACCGGCAATTGCCTGATCGTGATGGCGCGGGCCAACGGCCAGATCAGCACGGCCCAGGTGCTGCGCAACTGGGCGACGATCTGGATCGGCAACGCGGTCGGGGCGATGGGACTCGTCTTCCTGATCTATCTGTCGCACCACACCGAGATGAACAATGGCGCGGTCGGCGGCGCCGTCCTGAAGCTCGCCATCGGCAAGATCGCGCCCGACGCGGTAACGATCTTCTTCAAGGGCATCCTGTGCAACCTGCTGGTCTGCCTCGCCGTGTGGCTCGCCTATGCCGGCCGCACGGTGACCGACAAGATCGTCGCGCTGACCCTGCCGGTCGCCGCCTTCGTCGCCGCCGGCTTCGAGCACTGCATCGCCAACCTGTATTTCCTGCCGCTGGCCTATCTGCTGAAACTGACGGACCATGTGCCGGCCGGGCTGGACGTGTCGATGATCACGGCGGGCGGCATTCTGCACAATCTGCTGTTCGCCACGCTCGGCAACATCGTCGGCGGGTCGGTGTTCGTCGGCGGCATCTATTGGCTGATCTACCGCAAGGGATTGGGCGGCCTGACCCCGCTGCCGTCGCGCAAACCGCAGCCGTCGATGGGGCAGCCGGCGGCGACGCACTGA